Part of the Aquimarina sp. MAR_2010_214 genome is shown below.
ACTATGAAGTAGATTATGGTTTTTTAGAATTTAATCACCCTACTTACGAGGCTGCTGTAGAGCGCATGTACCTAAACGGAATTCGAAAAATATATGCTTTACCCGTAATTTTATTTGCTGGGTCTCATGCAAAAAATGATATCCCTTATGAATTGAACACCATTCAAAGTTATCACGAGGATCTCTCCATTGCTATGGGAAAACACATTGGTGTCAATTCCTTTTTGTTGGATCTTGCTGTAAAACGAATTGAAGAGACCGAAGCTACTTTATCTAAACTAGATCGAAAAGAAACCTGCCTGGTGGTTGTGGGTAGAGGGACAACTGATCCTGATGCCAATAGTGATGTATGTAAACTAACCAGTATGCTTTGGGAAGGAATGGGATTTGGATTTGCTACCACAGCTTACAGTGGAACAGCCTATCCCAAAGTCGATGAATCGCTACAAATGATTGAAAAATTAGGATTTAAACGAACTATCGTTATTCCTTTTTTCTTTTTTACAGGAGTATTACTAGAACGTATTTATGGCCATGTCACCGATATGAATACATCTTCTGCCTTAGAATATATCTATACAGACCCTTTTGGTACCGATGAATTATTGATGAAAGCTTTTGACGAGCGTTTAGAAGAAGCCAAAAGCGGTACTGCCCATATGAATTGTCAACTTTGTAAATATCGAAAACAAGTGGTAGGATTTGAACAAGATTTTGGTAAAGAACAAGTTGGGCACCACCTTAATGTAAAAGGTATCCTTTTTGAAGAAGATGAGAAACCCGGTGAAGTAAAAAACTCATTGGGTAGCAAAATCAAGAAGGTATTGGGGATTTAAATCTTCAGAATTTCAATTCTTATAATTTTACCAAAAATAGAGCGCTAAACTCAAGACATATACAATACAAACCTTATGTGACAGTATGGGTTCTCCACTAGATATCCTCATCTCTATTTAAGTATTGATTTGGGATGTATCTATTCGCTTTTGTTTCTTCCTAAAATCTATTTATTATAGTAAATACTAATTATCAATACTATAATTAAAAACATTCTCTCATTCTGGATCTATCATTATAGGTAATTATAGCGCTATGGATTTTATAAATATTTTATAAAATATAATTTGTTAGTCAACACTAACTTTTTTAGTTTTACACAGCTAATATTTTATATACTTATACATGGACTACGCTATTGAATTATTAGAGATAAAAAAATGGCAGTTAAACCGTGAAATCATGAATAAAAATCTTCTGCAAAAAGATATCAGAAAAGGAATCTCCGAATTATCAAAAGTCACAGAAATAACCAAAGCAATAAAGATTTTGAAATCAAAAAAATATAAACACAAAAATTAAAACATGAAGATTACACAACAAATACCAGATCTACCGTATGACAAAAAATCACTTGCTCCTATGGTCACAGAAGAAACTTTTGATTACCATTATGAAAAACATCATGCAGCTTATGTACATAATTTAAATACATTGATAAAAGACACTCCATTAGTAGACGTCACGGTACAAGAAATTATCCAATATGGGTTTCAACATAATGATACTCTCCTTTTCAATAATGCTGCACAGCACTGGAATCATAGCTTCTTCTGGCATTGTTTATCTCCAGATGAAGGAAAAAAACCACATGGAAAGATCAAAAAACTTATCGAAAGAGATTTTGAAACATTCGAAAAATTTAAAAAGCAATTCTCTACCAGTGCCATTAAATTATTTGGTGCAGGTTGGACCTGGCTTGTGCAAAACCAGGAAGGAAAATTAGAAATTCTATCCCTGAAAGATGCTCAAACTCCTATAATAGAAAACAAAACCCCTATCCTAACACTTGATGTCTGGGAACATGCTTACTATATTGATTATCGTAATGCACGTCCAAAATTTGTAGAAAGTTTTTGGGAGATTGTAAACTGGAGTTTTGCTAATCAAAATCTAAAATAAGATGAGTGAATTATGTACTAATCATATTGAAAATTATTGGAAATCCAAAATAACAACTTCTAACATTTTGTTTAATAAAGGTAAACTCGACGAAGCATTATTAGGCTATAAAGACGCTCTCTACAGAGCTGAAATATTAAATATAAACCAGTCGGATTGTATTCGAGATCATATTCCATTTATACAGATATATATCATTTCTTGCAATAACATTGCTAATACCTATAAGGAATTGAAACAGCTTGAAGAAGCTGAAAACACACTTAAAAGAGTCGTCTATTACCTTTTACATTTATCCAGTAATAAAGACTTAAACATAAATGAAATTAAAACAGAACTAAAAAGAGCTACCATTGCCTATATAAATTTTGTAAAGGAAAATGGAGGAGACAGAAAACAACAGGAACTATTATTTACCGTATTAAAAGAACAGTTAATAGAAAGTCATTAATTACTACCAAAAACGTGAGTTCGATATAATATCTGGATTCAATTACTATTTGTTAAAATCAATAGTTATTATATCAAACTCACCTAAGTAAAATAGTAGTTTAGTAATACTTAAAAACAGCTATTTCTGTTATGCCATTTATCTATCAAAATTGATAACCAATACGCAAATGCAAATTTATAGCAGCTTCGCCTTTATCTTTTGAGAATCCGGCATTTTTAGAAAAATAATGGATATATCCCACTCCTACTCCAGCCTCATAATTAAAATGTTTCCCTATGTTTCTTCTAATTCCCCAAGTCGGAATTATAGATAGATCTGTCACTATTTTGGTATCTTCTTTATTATCTAAAACAAGTAGCAGATCAGAATGATGCAAACTCGTTTTTAGAGAAAAGAAATTACCACTATTACCATCTATGCGTTTTGATTTACTTTCGCGCTTAGCCAAATTATAGTACCAACGAGGTTCTAGAGTAACTACAGTGGTTAATAAAAAACCTGTGTCTGGATAAAAATCGCTCTTTCCATTTCGGGCATCAAAACCTAACTCACTTCTTAATGCTATTTGATTTGATAGTTTTAACTCATTATATATCCAGAATCCTGCAAACCCTGTTTGTATTCCAAATGTTGATTGCTCTACACTAGCATTTTGAGATCTCACAAGTAGCGTGAATGCACAAAAGGCCAAAGTCAATATGATTTTTTTCATTGTATTATATGTTTATAAATTCAATAGCAAATCAATGAATTTATAAGCGCTTTGGTTGACCGATAGATGCAGTGGTGCTCTTTTTCTAAAAAAAGATACTATTTTACGAAAATTGCTTTTTATAAACCGAAGGAGAGCATCCTGTTTCTTTTTTGAAAATCCTGTTAAAACTAGTTCTTGACTTAAAACCACACTCACATGCAATCCCAAATAGATTATAATTATCATATAAATCTGACTGTATTTTTTCTTTTACCGCATTAATTCGATATGTATTAATTAAGTCATAGAATGTAGTATTCATGTATTGATTTAACAACATAGAGAGTTTTTTATCTGTTGTAGAAATTTGATTTGCTAATTTCCCTAGAGTTAAATCTTCATCCAAATAAGGACGATTTGTTACTAAAATGAGTTCTAGTTTACTTTTTAATGTTTCAAATTCTTCTTTCTTAAAACTTGGCAAAGTATTTTTTGACTTATTGGTAGTGAATTGATCTTCTTCTAATAAATAATCCGGCAATAATACGCTAGATTGATTTACCCCATAATATCCCAAAAATGAAATTAGAATGATCATTGTTATTACAGAAACAAAATCTGCATTCCAATCAAAATCACCATAAAAGGATTCGTAAATTTTGAGCATTACATCAATACTAATGACACACAGTGCGCCCTGCAACATAATTCTTATCCAATTAAAATCATATTTGGTTAGATTTGAATATTTAGATTTCATCAACTTCCTATATTTTGATAGTAATCGTAGTGAGATAATGAGATATAACATCAAATGTAAATCTCCAATTCTGATAAAAAAATATATAAAATCTGATAGTATATATGACAATCTATCTATACTAAATATACCGTATAACAATGTTGGAACTGCAATAAAAACAGTATATAATGCCGCTGGAATAAAATGTGGAAGCGAATTCTTTACCAGATTTTCTTCTTTTAAGAATAACGATTTTATATACAAAAGTAATAATGGGCCTACCACCAAAACAGTGATATCATTGGGAATAAAACAGATTCGAAACAACCAAATAATATCATGTAACAGTGCATAAAAACATAGGATAACACATCCCAGAAAGACAAAAAACACAGTCAGTATTTTTTGTGATAACTGTTTCTTTTTTGATTTTATCAATAGCAATAACAGTATTGCTATAATGATAACACCACCAACTAAAACAAAATCTACAAGAAGCTTCATTATCTATTTTTGAACAATACAGGTTTTTAATTAAGACTGCAAAAAGTAAAATGATGTTGCATTTTTTATGTTAAGAGGCCTTGCATAGGTCTGTCTATACCTTATCAAGGTACTCTCCCAATGATAAACAAGGTGATTGATTGGACAAAATGCTAGCTCGAGCAATCGAAGTGCTACTTCTAAAGAATTTACAAGGTACTTCGAAGGGTTACCAAAGTAGTTCGAAGGATTAAAAAGGTAGTTCGAACCACCTTTTTTGAGGTCGTTACCTCTAAAAACATCACAAAAAACTCTTAAATGATCACTTTTACTCCTCATTATATAGCTTCGAAGCGTTAAAGGATCAGCTCGAAGAATTAATGTAATACTTCGAACTACCTTTGGCCGGGTTTGACCCCATATCGATATGGGACGTCCCCCTTATTGACAAGGGGGAGTTATAGGTATATTCACTCATTGTTTCACGATATTAACCCTAATTCTAGTTGAAGCATTTATGTGATATATAGATTACTATATTTAGTCTATCTGTACATTTTCAGGTTGTTTTTATCAATATTTCCTGAAGGCTTATTTTGGTCTGGATACCCATTTTTTTATGATTTCTTTTTCTTTTCCAGCACTATAGTATTTTATTTGTTTTCCCTGTATTACTTCTCCAAATACAATATCATTTTTGGGATATCTACTTTTGTATCCTTCTAATTGATCAGATGTCATTTCGACCATAGGACGATTTACTAATCCTGCATTGATTGCTTTTTGAACATTAAAATAATACATTCCTACAGGTTTTGACCTCCATAAAGGCATTATCTTATAAGGAAGGATCCCATTTTTTATAAGAAAATCTCCATCAATCCAATGTAGTTTTTCTGGCATACTTGTAGCATGAATGAGACAGGACACATAATCTTTAAAAGGGGTTGGATTAGAAGCGACATTGAATGCGCCATATATTTTTGATTCTGAACAATGAACGATAAAGTTTGCCAAACTTTTTACATCTGTAACCTGCATGTGATGATTATGAACATTTGGCAATAGTATTTCTCCTCCTCTATAAAATCTAACCGGCCAAAAAGGCTCTTCATTTGGGTTACCTGGATGAGTAACTCTAGAACTTTTCATCCCATGAGATCTATATATCGTAAAATTATCTATCCGTTCTCTAATGGCTTCTTCAGCGAATGTTTTCCTTATGGCATATCTAAAATCTTCGCCTATTGTTTTTGGGAATTCTGGCAATGGGTTTAAAGGTTCTGATTCTTCAATAAACTTTTTATCCCATTTGTCATAAACAGAAATAGTAGATATATAGTGATAATGTCCAAATTGCCCTTTAAACTCTTCAAGGAAATCTGAAACGGCTTTTGGAGATTTCTGCCATGTATCTACAACAATATCCCAATACGCTTCTTTATGTTTTTTATCAATATTTTTAAGTCCTTCCTTATTTTCTTTTTCTCGGTCACAAATGATAACAGGTAAATACTTGAAAAGTTCGGGATTCGTTTTCCCTCTGTTCAATAATGTTACTTCATAACCTGATGCTAAAAATGTTTCGACAATAGTAGGACCCAAAAATCCTCTTCCTCCCAGAATAAGTACTTTTTTATTAGTATCGCCAAACATTTTAAGTCCCGAAGCGGTTATTGGGTTTAAAAAAGTAATGGTTGAAGCAATCCCCAAAGTTTTTATAAAATCTCTTTTATTCATGGTAATTCATATTATGTTAGAATACAAATATGAGGGCAAGTAAGAGAATAACGGAACTTATTAATTAATCAGTACTTATTTCTTTTTTGAATTGTCCAGGAGTTTTCCCTGTATGTTTTTTAAAATGATGAAAGAAAGCCGATTTAGAGTTAAACCCGCACTCATAGCCAATCCCTTCTAAAGTTAAATTTGGTTTATTCCCTTCCTTTATTCTTCGTATGGCATATGCTACTCTTTTGATATTGACCAAATCATAAAAAGTAGTATTCATTTCAGAATTTATGATTTGAGAAAGATGATGCTTAGGAATGTTTACAGATTCTGACAAAACAGCTAATGAAAAATCAGGATGTAGATACGCTTTATTTTCTTTGAAAAAATGATTAATAGAATCTATGAACATAATTATCTCATCGTTTTTGAGTGGACTATGTTTATACTTCTTTTTATCAATAGCAGTATCAAAAGGTACTTCTGGTCGGTATACCATACCATATTTCAACCCATAAAATCCGATTACAGTTACGAGAATAACATATCGTAAAACATCCCAAACTTCAAAATATGCTACTCCTACTATAAGTTCGATTATTAGTCTTACACTACTAATCCCTGTACTTATAAGAAATAAAACCGCAATGATTCTAATCCAGGACAGTTCAAGCATACTACTATTAGCATTATTAGCCTTCAAAAATTTATCTGTTTTATAATATGAATATAGTATGTACAATGGATAAAAAGTTAAAGAAATCAATTTTGCTATTAGAATTATTATTTCCCATAATAATTCTGATTCTTGTCTAATAAAAAAACTGAAAAAGGTAAAAATTACAAATGGTGAAAAATGTAAAAGGTTGGTTTTAGGAATATATTGATTAAATAAAGATTTGGTATAAAACAGAAAAAAGGGACCATGCAAAAAACTCATTGTTGTTATTAATATCCCGGTTATATGAGTTGGGTATAATCTTTTACTTATCCCTAATAATAAATGGATAGAAAATACTAAAAACCAAATCAACAAAATCAGATCAGATGGTTTTCTTTTCTTTTTCAATATAATAAGTATCGCAAACAAAATACTTTGAATAGATCCAATTCCTAAAATTACGACTAATACATTAGACATTTTTATTATAGATTTTGACTTATGTTACCAGATAGTAATAAAATTATAGAAAGATAATATGATTTCATCTTTAATTTCAAGAAATCTTTAACTCTAAAAACGTAGTACAACATTCTTTCATACCTATACATGAATTATAATAGGCATTTACTATTGGTTTCTACAAAACATGATTAAATGGTTTTATAGATTTTTTTGAAAAAAATCAATTGCAAGGTTTAGTGTTTTTTTGTGTATTTCTTTTCTATTTACTTTGGGATGATCTATTGTAATTGCAGGAATAACTTTTTTTCCCAGTTCTGTGGGTTCGTTTAAAAACACATAATGATCAACATTTTCATCAAATAAATGCACTTCACTAGTCGGTATCAAATTATGATAATGAAGAGCATTTTGCTTAACAGGCGTATTAGTATCTCCTTTACCTGCGACTATGTATATAGGAGCGGTAATCGATTGCGTTTGTTGTTTAGAGTGAAACCCAAACCCAATAGCTGGTGACATCACAAAAAATGCTTTTATTCTTTTATCTTTTACCTTGTCTTTGTATTTAATATAGGATGAAACGATAAGGCTATCTTTTTCAAAATCAATAATTTCATCTGTATTTGGGAATTCTGGTGGTGCTTTTCTCTCAACATCACTTATTTTATCTGTTTTCCTTTTATTTCTATCAACATACCCTCCTGCAAGAGCAATATTAGTATAACCTCCTAAAGAAAAACCAACACCTCCTATTTTCGTAGTATCAATCTTTTTGTTAAAAAATTCATCCTCCAAAACAGTATTAAGTACATACTGAATATCAATTGCTCTTTCCCACCATTTTACAAATTCTCTTGGTAATTTGTTATCAGTAGAGTTTCCATAATGATCTACAGACACAACTATATAGCCTTCTTTTACCATTTTTTCAATAAACCAGGTCAATGAAAATCTATTACCCCCAGTTCCATGTGAGACTAACAATAAAGGAAGTTTATCGCCAAGTAAACTTGCATTTGGAATCGTTTCAATAGTTTTGAAAAGTGTTTCTTTTTTAGGAACTGAATCTTTTTGTATTAAGATATCATGAGTCGGATACCATATTTCTGTCACTAACGGACGACTCCGAGATTCATCCATATAACTTACCGACTTCTGCCCTACCTGAATGCTTTTATCTTTTTCTGAAGAACATGAAACAAATAAAGTTATAGTAATAATAGCTATTGAAAAAAAATTCATTTACCTAGTTTTAGTGATGATTAGTGTATAGATGATTAACCATTTTATTTGTTACACTTCCACCAGGTATTTCATGTTTTTATTGTTCATATAGCTTAAGGAAAATAGTATCAAGAATCCTCTGCCCTCTAGCTTTCAATCCAACGATATTTTTATATTCTCATAAACTTTACTCTTTCTTATTTGGTCCATATACATCGCATACCATATCCGAAAAAACCCCAAAGTAAGTTGATCTATCTAGTTCTTCTATAGATAAGACTCCTGAACGTTGTGAAATAACGAATTTTACTTTTTCCATGGTGCAACGTGGTTCAATGACAAATTTGATCAAACCAAATACTTCAAAATCTTTTTGCGAGTCAATGGTAAGTTTCTGGGTGTAGGTGGTATTACGTTTCACAAAGTTTACCCATCTGTCACTAAAAGGATCATAACTTTCTAACGATTTCGGGAATTCTATAATTGAATCTTTCATGACAAGGCTCTTAGTTTCGTCTAACGAAAGAGCAAAACGACCCAAAAAATTACCATTAGAGTGTGGAGATACAAAAAAGGCTTTATCGTATAGATCTATCGAAACAATGAGGCTATGCTCATTCTTATCGGTAGTATCAATTTTTAACGCTAACGCATACGGGTCATCCATTTTGTTAACGGTTGTTGTTTTGGCGGTATCTGTTTGCGTTGCTTTTGTTGTTACAGTACCCACCGGATTGTTTTTAGCACAACCAGTACTTAATAGTACTATAAATACGATTATAAATTTGTTCATTTTTTGATTGTTTTAATTTGTTCTTTATTATGATGATAAGGACATGCTTACTTATGATTTTCCTTATATTACTTTTATTTTTAGTAAAGCTAAATCGAACAGTGACTTAAAAGTGTCAAAAAAATGTCAAAGAAGTGTCAACTACTGTAAAATCTCATAAGATTGTATGTTATTTGTAACACATGGAACACAAAAAGATATATGTATTAGGAATTCTGTCGGGTATTATTTTTTTCATTTTGGGGTTCTCTGATATAAAAGAGCAAAAAGAAGAATTCTCAGAACTAGTGAAAATTGCATTACGCGATGTTGGCAATCAATTATTGCTAACCAATCAAGATAGTACTTCTTTAGTTTTACCTGTAATCGAATTAAAAAAATCAAAGTATCAACTTTCTTTTGAAAATTCACTTTCATTTGACCCCAGTGATTTGACTTCTATTATAAAAGAAAGTTTTCAAAAAGCTGGATTACCAAAACAATATCGTGTTGAGGTGTTACGATGTTTTGATCAAGAAGTTCCATATAGCTTCCTAATTAAGGATGATATTACTAGAGATATTATTCCTTGTGGTGGAAGATTTTTACCAAAAGGTTGCTATACGATCGAAGTACGATTTACCGAAACCCAACCCCAATCTAGTTCCTTCGGTAAACAGACATTAATCTATGGGTTACTTTTTATTGTGTTGATACTCCTTTTGTTGGTTTTATATAGAAGAAAGCAGCTTCATGTTACTAATAAAAGTGGCGCAAACTATGCATCTATAGGTAGTTTCCAGTTTTATCCTGAGCAACATAAATTGATTAAACAAACTGTTGAAATTAGTCTTTCAAAAAAAGAATGTGAGCTGCTAGAGATTTTTGTGGCAAAGCCTAATCAAATTGTTAAACGAGATGAATTGATTAAAAAAGTATGGGAAGACAATGGCGTAATTGTAGGGAGAAGCCTGGATACATATATTTCTAAACTGCGTAAAAAATTAAAAGACGACCAGACTATTAAACTAATAAACATTCATGGTATAGGGTATAAGTTGGAGATAAAACCTTAAGCATTAATTATTTTATTTTTTAAAATTCTATTTTTCAGGATCGAGCTGGCTTTCCAAACTTGTTATTACAATTAAGGGTAACAACAAGTTTTTACGATAATAGTTTTAATCCGACAATGTTTTGATATAAAATCCTTGTATTTGTACTAGATCAATAACATCCACTTCTGATAGATTTGTTGTAGCCTCAATTCTAAGTACATTATCAATATCTTCTAGATCAATCGACCATTTAATAATATCTGAATGATTGTTAAGTACTGGTTTTAATGATTTAACCTTTTTCTTTGATTTAATATCTGTTCGAAATATTAGTAATTCCATATTGAAATTTAATGTTATTCTGATTCTGGTTTTGAAGTGTCCTCTTGCACTTGATTTGATTGTCTTTCTATATATTGTTTGTAATATTCATCACCTTCTTCTTTCCAAAACTTATCATAGTATTTCCATTTTGAAAAATCAGTTTTCGAATCTTTTTTACAGTCATCACTCGAATCTTTTGATGATTTTTTACTGCCACTACTGCCACAACCTCCAAGAAATATTTTTAGTAATATAAACATTCCTACAGCTTGCCAATAGGTAAGAGTAGTCAGTCCAAAAATCTCGGGCATAAGCCAATTCCATAACCACATAATAACGAAGCCAAATAAAATGGCTAATCCTGTTATAGCAATTGCACCAAAAATAATTATTCCTACAATCTCTATTGGTGACTTTTTTCTGAATTTATGAGTGAAAAAATTTGTCATGATATATTTTTATTTTTATTAATCTCTACTTCTATTTTTTTATATAATACTCCAACTGCCCTATGTCTTCTAGACATTAGTGTTCCTATAGAAATTCCTGTTTTAGTTGAAATTTCTCTATATGTATACCCTTCAAAATCTACAGCTATGATAATATCTTTATAGGCTGGTTTAAGCTGTTCGATACACCTTTTTAACACTACTATCATTTGATCCGAAGTGTAATTGTCGGTTGATTGGTGTAGTACCTCTGCTAACTCTACTAAATCTTTATCAATATCTATCGAACTTGTCTTTTTTGTGGTTCGCATCACATCAATAATTTTGTTTTTTATAGACCTGTAAACGAAACCAGCTACATTATTTATAGGTGCATATCGATCTGCTCCCGAAAATAATTTTAAAGCAACATCCTGGATGATATCTTCTGCATCGCGATTGGCTGTGTCACTTATTTTAGTTTTCACATACCTCTTGAGAGATTCATATTCTCTTCCAAAAAAGTCGGTTAGTTTTTTACTGTTTTCTGATTCCAAATTCATTAAAACCTTTTATGAAGGGTCTTCAATTAGAAAGACGACACTTTTTTAATCTATTGCATTTTTCAATATATATTTTAAAAAAAATAAAATTTATGTTGGAGTGTTTCTTTTTACTAGCCACTATATAAGCCGTGCAGTAAAAAAAAGAGTTTAGACTAAAACGTAAGAATCCGTATTTTAAACACTTAATTTAGTAAATACAAATTCATGTGTTAGTTTTTCTAATGAAATACAACAGTTTGAACAGTCACTTGTTTTAATGATATCTATTTTTTGTTGGCAAATGTTATATTTTTATCCGAGCCATAAAATTTATTGAAAATTACGCTCGCAGTTAGGTCTCCAGTCACATTAACTGCTGTTCTAAACATTCCTAAAATTCTATCTATACCAATAATAATAATCAGTCCATCTATTGGAATTCCTGCGCTCTGTAGCACTGATGCAAGAATGATGACACCTCCTCCTGGAATAGCAGGTGTTCCGATAGACGCGGCTACAACTGTAGTAGTTATTAATATTAAGTTTATCACCGACAGCTCAATACCATAAGCTTGTGCCAAAAACAAGGTGGTCACACATTGAAATAGAGCAGTACCGTCCATATTTATCGTTGCCCCAACAGGAATAACAAAGTCACTAATATTAGAGGATACTCCTAATTTTTCATCTGCTGTTTTCATAGATACCGGCATAACAGCTGCAGAACTAGCGGTAGAAAATGCTAATAGTTGAGGCTCACGGATCAAGTTCAAAAATTTCAAGGGGTTCTTACGTGTGAAAGCAAATACCATTATTAAATAGAATATCATTAAGAGAGTCAAACCCAGAATAACAACTATCATATAGTAACCCAAACCAAGAAATATTTCAATGCCTATTTTGGATAACAAGGCGGCTATTAAGCCAAATACAGCATATGGCACGAGCATCATCGCCCATGAAACTACAATCATGCAAATCTTCTGAATCGCTTCGACAAAACGAATGATAGGCCTTGCTGTGTCATGATTGAGCTGGGTAATCGCGACACCAATTATTATGGTAAATATCACTACACCAAGCATTTCTCCCATTAAGATAGACTCTAGTGGATTATTTGGGATGAGCTTAGAAATAGTATCTGGAATGTTTTCAATCAGGTTCGTTTGTTCATTGGGTTCAATTAGTTTTTCTCCACTGTTTGGAAATCCTCCCAGCTTGAAAACATATTGCCCGGGTTTCATGATGAATGTGACAATCAAACCAATAGTGATAGCGATAACTGTAGTGAAAACAAAATACAATAACAGTTTTATTCCAAAGGCTTTAAGATTCTCAGATGTGTTTCCTACAATTCCCGAAATAATAGAAGCAAATATTAAGGGGATCATAATCATTTGAACTAACCTCATAAATATTTGACCTGGTAAGTCGAGCCAATTGGCTAATGATAAACTAAAATTCTCTGGAACAAACCCAGTAGACGGGTTGATTACGATGCCAACTCCAGCACCTAAAATCAATCCAATAATTACCTTAAGCCATAAACGACCTTTTATAAGGCGATCCAAATAGACTGACAAATTATTAAGAGGTCTAATTTCTAGCATGGTATGATTTATAAAATGTTTGTCAACTGCAGTTTGTGACATAGTAATGCAAAATATTACCAAGCTATCAACGACCCT
Proteins encoded:
- a CDS encoding dicarboxylate/amino acid:cation symporter → MSQTAVDKHFINHTMLEIRPLNNLSVYLDRLIKGRLWLKVIIGLILGAGVGIVINPSTGFVPENFSLSLANWLDLPGQIFMRLVQMIMIPLIFASIISGIVGNTSENLKAFGIKLLLYFVFTTVIAITIGLIVTFIMKPGQYVFKLGGFPNSGEKLIEPNEQTNLIENIPDTISKLIPNNPLESILMGEMLGVVIFTIIIGVAITQLNHDTARPIIRFVEAIQKICMIVVSWAMMLVPYAVFGLIAALLSKIGIEIFLGLGYYMIVVILGLTLLMIFYLIMVFAFTRKNPLKFLNLIREPQLLAFSTASSAAVMPVSMKTADEKLGVSSNISDFVIPVGATINMDGTALFQCVTTLFLAQAYGIELSVINLILITTTVVAASIGTPAIPGGGVIILASVLQSAGIPIDGLIIIIGIDRILGMFRTAVNVTGDLTASVIFNKFYGSDKNITFANKK